A segment of the Aureliella helgolandensis genome:
AGTACTAGGGCCCACGCGATACTTGCCGCGTTGGCGAAACGTCAGCTCATAGTTTCCCCCACCACTTCCTTGAGGCCGGACTTCGTCCACAATCGTCGCAGCCTTCACCGCAATCCGCTGAGCGACCGGCTTTTCTCGGTAGAGCGTGTCCTCCACCAGTACTAACCAGGCTCCCAGCCATCGCTTGGGATTCACAACGCGAATGGAAACGAGCGTCGATCGCCCCACTACAATCGATTGTGACAGTCGTCGACTGGCCCGTAGACCAATGAGCGTGCGGGTATTGAATCGCCATTGCAGCAACAGCAAACCCAACATGGCTCCGGCGAGCAGAATGAGCAGATTGATATCACGAATCACTGCCCCGAAAAAGATAAACAGCAATACGCCGACGAAGTGGAGGCCTTCGCGGGTCAGTCGGAAATGGACCTGCGCCAACCGACGCGTAATGTTGCGTTGCCGGCGTTGTTTCCAGCGCTGCCAAACTAACCGCAGGAAATGACTCGACGAATCGGGCGAATCGCTTGGGATCGTTGCCATAGAAAAGGTAGCCGTTCGTGCACGAGCTGATTCAAGTCACTGGATTTACATGCGATCATGGCTAAGTCGGAACGCGAATTTGCCCAAGTAGCCGGCGGACCAACTCCTCAGAGGCTGAGCGGTCCGCTCCCGGTAACATGCCTCTGGGCACAATGCGGTGGGCCATGACTGGGATTGCCAATCGCTTGATGTCGTCTGGAATGACATGGGATCGATTTTCAACCGTTGCAATGGCTTGAGCGGCCCGATAATAAGCCAGTGCACCACGCGTGCTGACTCCTACCTGAACAGCCTCGCTGTCCCGAGTGGCATGGACGATATCGAGCAGATAGCGAACGAGGGATTCCTCAAAGTTGACTTCGCGAACCTGCCTTTGCAAGGCGCGAACCTGGTCCAACGAGACCGCCGGTTTAAGCTCGTCCACCGGCTCACCAACCCGATGCGAGTGCAACAACTGCAATTCATAGTCACGGTCGGGATAGCCCACCGTGATTCGCAACAGAAACCGATCCAGCTGACTTTCTGGCAGCAAGTACGTGCCTTCGAATTCAAATGGGTTCTGAGTAGCGATCACCAACAAGGGATCGGGCAACGCATGCGTCTCACCATCGACGCTGACTTGTCCCTCCCCCATGGCCTCTAACAGTGCGCTTTGCGTTCGCGGCGGTGCGCGATTGATTTCATCAGCCAAGACCACATTTGCGAAAATGGGCCCTCGATTGAAGGTAAACTGCCCACTCGATGAATTGTAGATACTGCTACCGGTAATATCACTGGGCAACAAGTCGGGCGTAAATTGGAGCCGTGAAAAATGACCATCCACGCTCCGCGCCACCGCCTTGGCAATCAGCGTCTTTCCAACTCCTGGCACATCTTCCAGCAGAATATGCTCGCCAGCAAGCAGGGCAGTTACGACAAGCTTAACCACTTCGGGTTTCCCCAAAACAGCGGACTCAACATTCGCCCTAAGCCGCGTTAGGTCCAGTTCGCCACTCACCTCAGTCATCGAAAACCTTAGAATGTATTTTCAAGTGATGATTCCGCGACCGTATCAGCAGTGCCGTTGCAACTCGAACCTCACCGAGAAAAGCTGATACTGGGCCAACGCATGCCCCAAGCATCCGTGAACCTGGGTCTCACTTTTATACACAGAAACGCATTGTGAAGATACAGGGAGGGTCCATGTGCGACGGCCTTTCGCTGGGCTCTTGCCAAATCCTCGAAGTTCTCCCATAACGTTTCCCTACTCCTTAGTCTCCATCCTTTTCCCGAACGTTAGTTGCTGCACCTATGGATGCTACCGAAGATAGCCTACCGTCCCGCAAGAAATTTCTGCCCATCCTGGGGAAGCTGGCGTTGCTTGTTTTTCTATCTGCTGGCTTGGGTATTTGGTATTTGAGAACCAATGCTGCCGATCGAGACTTTGCTGAAGTCAACGTGTTTGCAACCATCCTTGGAATCGTGGGCTGGTTGTCTCTGACGGTTGCCTGCCGCAGCGCGGCACTTCCAAGATGGGTGTGGCGCACCATCGGCTTGGCACCTCCCCTTTTTCTACTCGGCTTTTTGGGCCTTTATAAATTGGAGCGGCTCGATGGCGAATTAAATCCGAAATTCGTACTGCGTTGGTCCCAGGAACGCAGACTGGAAACAGCCACTGCCGGTTCAACGACCATCCCGCTTGAATCCCTTGCACCAACCGAATTCGATTTCCCTCAGTATCTCGGGCCTTACCGCAACGCCACTTACCCGAAGGTTCAACTTGCTGAGGACTGGCAGGGCACGCCACCCTCCATTGCTTGGAAACGTTCGATTGGAAGCGGCTGGTCGGGTTTTGCAATCCAAGGGGACGTAGCAGTCACGATGGAACAACGCGACCAAGAGGAATGGATTACCGCCATCGATATCAACAGCGGTGAGGCCTGGTGGTCGTATGCCATCCCGGGCGCCCACACCAACATCCTGGGCGGTAGCGGCCCCCGCAGCACCCCCACCATTTCTAACGATCGCGTTTATGCAGTCTCGGCAATCAGCCAAATCGTCTGCCTCGACCTCGCATCGGGTGAACAACTCTGGTCGCACGATTTGTTGCCTAATGGCGTAAGCGATCAAGCGGCGTTCGAAGCTCATGTAAGCTGGGGACGGAGCGCCTCTCCGCTTGTCATTGGTGAGCAAGTCATTGTTCCCCAAGGTGGCTTGGACGAGTCGGCCGCTGCGTTGGTCTCCCTGAGCGTCCAGGATGGTGCGGTACTGTGGACGGCGGGACAAGGTCAAGTCAGCTACTCCTCCCCGATGCTGATTGACATCTTGGGAGTTCCACAAGTCGTCTACACCTCCGAGAAAATGTTAGCTGGTTACCTTCCCCAAGATGGAACCCAACTTTGGACCGCCCCAGCTCCCGGCAGCAGTTCGGCCGACCCCAACGTCGCGCAGCCCATCGACCTTGGCTCCGGGCGTATCCTGCTGACCAAAGGCTACGGCACGGGAGCCGTTCTCTGGCAATTAAAGCACGACAGCTCGGAAGCCTGGCAAATCGAAGAATTGTGGCGCAAGCCTTCGGTGATGAAAACGAAGTTTACCACCGCCGTAATACGCGACTCCTACGCCTATGGGCTCAGCGATGGAATTTTGGAATGCATCAGCCTGGAGACTGGTAAGCGGCAATGGAAAAAAGGACGCTACCGTCAAGGTCAACTACTGCTCGTCGGTGAACACCTGCTCATCACTTCAGAAGACGGCGAACTGGTGCTTGTCGCCGCCCAACCCACGGCATTTCAAGAGCTGGCTAAGCTGCAAGTGATTAACGATGTGACCTGGAACACTCCAGCCATTTCCGGCAATCGCTTGCTAATGCGCAATTCGGAATTGGCCGCGTGCGTCATCCTGCCGATCGTTAATTCGCCCGCCAAAGAGTGACCCAATACGCGTTAAAGTTCCGTGCGGCTTGCAGTCGAACTTGCATGCAATAACGCTTAAAAATCTTAAGACAATACGAGAAAGAATTCGCCGTGACCATGCCACCAAAACCGCTGGATATGCTGGTAATTGCACCTCATCCGGATGATGCAGAATTAGGGATGGGCGGAGCCATCCTCAAGATGATCGAACTGGGGTGGCATGTCGGGGTGCTGGACCTAACCAGTGGAGAACCCACTCCCTACGGAGACGAAGCCACGCGCGTCCAGGAGACCAAGGCTGCAACGCAGATCCTAGGACTACCATGGCGTGAAAACCTAGGCCTTCGCAACCGGTTCCTGGAACCGACCTTGGAAGCGCGCGCGAAGCTGGCCAATGTCTTTCGCAGGACGCGACCTCGCTGGCTGTTTGCCCCCTACTGGGAAGATGCTCACCCAGATCACTTGGCAGCCACCGAGCTGGTCGATGCGGCGCGTTTCTGGGCCAAACTCTCGAAGAGTGAGTTAGAGGGTGAGCCGTTCCACCCGCAACGCATTTTCAATTACTACTCGGTTCACTTGAAACATGCTGCACAACCCGCCTTCGTGCTCGACATCTCGGAGCAGTGGGAGCGCAAGTCGCAGGCCATCGCCGCCTTTGAAAGCCAGTTCACCACAGGCAAAGAACACATCGTTCCTTCGTTTCATCAGCGGGTTCGCGACGAAGCAGCCTACTGGGGGAAAATGATAGGATCCAATTTCGGCGAACCCTTCACCTCGCGTGAGCCCATTGCGCTAACCGACCTAACGCGTCTCATGTAGCATCTACTGCATGCTCGCCCCCCAGACCGTGAACAAGCCCACACCGCCGTAGCATGGTCCCCCGGACCGTGACCAGCAACATCCACGTCACACCGCCGTAGCATGGTCCCCCGGACCGTGACCAGCAACATCCACGCCACACCGCCGAAGCATGGTCCCCCGGACCGTGACCAGCAACATCCACGCCACACCGCCGTAGCATGGTCCCCCGGACCGTGACCAGCAACATCCACGCCACACCGCCGTAGCCTGGTCCCCCGGACCGTGACCACACTATCAGCACCCGCGCAGCCGGTGCTCGATGCACGATTCTATTGTCATGGGTTCCCTCCGCAAAAGCCAACACCGCCGATGGTGCGGTGGTTGCGGCAATCCTTCCGACTCGCGGGGCGGTGTACGATGTCGGCAAGCCGGTAAGAATGGCAGAAGAAGTTGGTGCTCCAGCGTAGTGCTCGCAGCAATTTATGGGCTTCTAGCAAAACGCCCATTCCATCGCTAAGCCGTAGGACACCGGCGGATTCCAAGCACAAACTGCCGCGTGAGCAAGGAGGAGTGTCTGCTACAGGTTGATTGTGGGTGGCGTCTTCAGGGTGAAACCCAAAAACGCTCTCGAATCAACAAGCCGTTGCTTGCCCGGCTTTAGTCTTGCGATCTATCCCCGCGGTTCATTACTGGAATTGGCCGGCGGAGGGCTGCTGTGCCGAACGCTGTGGAGGAGCCTGCCCAGATGCTGGATTCCCAGCTTGCAAATCAGCTTGCGGAGGAATGTAGGGCTCTTCGACCACTTCCCAGTCATTTCCCAGCTTAGTGGGAATGAAGGATTTTCCAAATGCACCGGCAATTGCATCCAGAACTCCATTCGATTTACGATTGGAGAATTGGTACACCTCGCGATGCTCTTGCGAAGGAGACCAGTTGGGTAGGAACACGATTAGAGCCATCGGCAGCGAGTCATTGCGATCCAAGATCACTTGCACTCGCGAGTAGTTCCCGGCATCGTTGGCGCTCTTCGGCCAAACTTCGATCCACAGCTCGTTTTCGGGGCGTCCTGCCGGAAATAGCGGACGAGCCCAGTAGCGTTGTTTGATCTCAGCCGCCTTGACACCAAACAGGAAAGGCAACGGGCTGCGGTAAACTTCCTTGCCGCGACTTTCTGGGGAAAGTTGGATTCGGGTGGCCTTTTTCTCGTTGTGGTCTAGCACGTGAACCCACTCCCCATCGCAAATCCAATGCTCACCGTATGGATGGGTAGGATCAACACGGTATTCATAGGGAGGCGTTTTTTTGGAAACTGTTTCCACTTTGTCCACACGGAATTCACCCTTGCCGGGATCCATAAACTTAATGAATCCGGTAGCTTGACTCATGTGAGCGTCTGGCAGATTGCCAGGATCAAACTGAAAGCGTTGAAATTCGCACTGATAGCGTTTGATGGCCGCAGTTCGTTGCTCCCACACCATCAAGACTTGGTCGAGAAACGACTGCTCTTGCTGCGATAGCTCAGGAAAGGGTTGTTGAGCGACTTGCGCAATGCCCGCCTGGACCGCTTGCTCGGCGCTCATCAGAGGCACCCGCTGCTGTTGTTCACCTGCCGGTGGGGCAGCGACTTGCGCGATACAACACGCAGGGTTTACGAGAACACTAGTCGTTACGACGCTAACCCAAACGGTAAAGCGAATGGTATTCCTAATCATCTGCATCTTCCCTGACGCGATTTCACTAGTTGACTATTGCAGCAACTGCTGCTGGCCGACGGATAGTAGCAGGTGGTGTCGGAAGTCCCTAGATGAATTTCGACAATTCGAGCCATTTCAGCTCGCCGATCGCTACAAACTGCCTATGCTAGCACTCCAACCGCCTCAGCAAATTATCTAGACCGCCGTGAGAAACAATGCGATGAGTTCAACCGCGGAAACCGGCCCCCCCAAGCAGCCCCAATCGATCGACGAAGCAGTCGAAAAAGTCGATTATGTGAGCCTACGCGATGAAACGGCTAATGTCCTGACCCACGGGATCGGAGTTGTTTTAAGCCTAGTGGCCATGCTCTACTTCTGGAACTTGGCAGCCGACCAGCATCCTGGATTGCGTTGGTCCTGCGTGATCTTCACCATTTCCATGGCGACCGTCTACCTCTTTTCGACGCTCTCCCACGCCGTGCAGACGCCGCTGTGGCGGAACCGCATGAGAGCTTGGGACCAAGGCACAATCTATCTTCTAATTGTTGGCACCTACACTCCCTTTATTTGGCAAGGAAGCCCCACTGGCTACCGCACCCTGCTGCTGGTTCTGGTCTGGACCGCGGGCCTTGCTGGCTTTTATTCCAAGGTATTGGCCAAACATCGCATCAACGGCATTTCGACGGTGTCGTACGTCCTATTGGGATGGCTGCCCGCCATTCCCCTCTTTGCCCACACACCCTGGATTTGTTTCGGCTGGATGATAGGTGGTGGCGTGTGCTACTCGGCTGGCATCTTCTTCCTGATGCGGAGTCACCTCTTCACGTACGCGCATGCCATCTGGCACATCATGGTCATGCTGGGATCAGCCTGCCATTGCTACGCCATCTACCTATTACTGCAACGTATTTAGCGTGTCCAAAGGGGCCCAAACCACGCACTCCGTGGTGTCGACGCGAGGCAGCCCATAGCGGCAACAGAGTGCTGCGTCCCCGCCAATGTCCATCCCCGCCTAAGTCACCGTGAGTGGTCAATTTTCTGCGGGCGCTGGATGCTACAGGACTTTACAAGATTGGCATTCACGGGGTTGGCAACCAGAGCTTGGCTGCTTGTCGAGATTGCCCCAGGATCTGCTCGTATTTGAGATGCTCGACATCCTGACCAACCACTTCAATCTCGTAGAAGCCGCGGTAGCCGTTCTTCTGAAACGTCGAGACGATATTGGCTAGTGGAACGCGACCGTGCCCCAACAAACAACGATTTTGCTCACCGAGTGGCGCGTGCCGAGCATCTCCCAATTGCACGAGTCGCACGTAGGGCACAATTGATTCGAGCCACATCAGTGCCGCAGGATCCTGGGCAACATGGTAGCAGTCGAAGACAATCCCCAAGTGTGGATTGTCGATGCCTGCGATGATATCGAGACATTCCGGAATGGTATTTAGGAACGACCAATCGTAGGCACAGCCAACGTGCATGGGTTCCAGGGCCAACTGAACGCCGACCGCCTGAGCGGCTTCCGCCATGTGCCGCAGTGCAGTCCGAAGAATATTGTGTGCATGATTCCTGGTATGGCCAGCTCGTCCCCCGGTAATGACCGTCACAGTCTCAGCACCGATGTCGGCGGCTAACTGGATCGTATCGAAGGCATCGTGCATGCTCTCGCGGTAGCTACGCCCGTCGCTCCCAGTGAAGCCCCCCACCCAATGCAACGAGGAAATCCTTAACCCGTGCTCACGCAGCAGTTCGACTCCTTTCTCCTCACCATAGTCGGCCAATTTCGGACGCCAAACTCCAATCGCTTCAAAGCCAGCTGCGTGATAGTTCAGCACATCTTCTTCAAAGGTCCACCGAAAAGTGGATAGTTCGTTGACTGAAAGTCGCAACATCCCTGCTACCGTTCGTCGAGTGTTAGTTGCCGAAAGCAAGCCGAAGAACCAAGACTCATGGTCGCCCCCAACTTGCTCGTCTACTGCAAACACAACCGCATTCGTGACTGGTTATATTTGCGAGTCGCATTTTGAGGAATCCAGCGCACAAAGTAAAGCGAACTAACCCATTCTATCCACAAAAAAGTAACCTCGAAGCCTCTATGCTAGCAATTCCGAACTCCCTACTTCTGGAAAAAGGTGGCGGACACCTTCCTGGGCGAATGGGTTATTTACAAACCCTCCATTTTAGCGCAAGGGTTACTCGCGAATCTCAGATGCAACACCTTGAATAATTAAGGAGCGATTCCTCGGACGAAATAGCCCGCATCCAGCACTCGTCCGGCCAGATCCGTTAACCCCAAGCGGCCAACTGACAGATCGAGTGCGAGACCACTTGCCATCGCCTGCAGATCCTCATCAATCCAGCTTTGAATATCCCATTCGTCAGGTTTTTCACTATGCCCCGTTACCAACAGTCGGGCTGTCTCCGTGGCTAACAATTGCAAACAATCGGCCAGCAGGGCAGGTAGATGCGATTGCATATCCCACCGCACTCCACTGGGGCCATGCCCAAACGACGGTGGGTCCATCACCACGATGTCATAGCGGTTGCCGCGTTTAAGCTCGCGACGCACGAATTTTCGCGCATCCTCGACAATCCAACGGATGGGACGCTCCTGCAATTGACTAGCCTCCGCATTGCGTCTGGCCCAAGCAACAGCGGGAGAGGAGGCGTCGACATGCACAACTTCGATCCCGTGGGCAGCAAGCGCAAGCGTCGTGCCGCCCGTATAGCCAAACAAGTTGAGGGCTCGCAACGGGCGAGAGTAGGGCAGGGGAGCCTGTTGGGTGAGCCACTGCCAATTGACATGCTGCTCGGGAAAGAGGCCCACGTGGCCAAAGGGAGTCAGCTTTAGGCCGAACTCAATGTCCTGATAGCGGGCTTCCCAAACTGGTAGCTCACGGGGCCCCGGTCCAATCGGCTTGCCACGCCGATCCAGCCGCAAGTCCGCTTTACTCCAGTCGACTTGCCCATTGCGCTGGAAGCCTTCCGCAGCAGGGCAAGGCCGATCGAGAAGCTGCCCGCCTAGGCGTTCCAGCTTCCGACCACTCCCGAAATCGAGCAGTTGGTAGGACTCGCGCGGCCACTGCCCCTCTGATTTAAAAACACTCACTAGAGTTTAGCCGTTATCGACGCCGTAGAGTTGCTCTTCCATGCGATCGGCTTGCCAGGCAATCGAAGTAATCGTGCGCGTTAGCTCCAAAGCGTCGGCCGTATCGACGAGCAGATTGGCCCGCAGTACCAAAAGATCGTTCCCTTCGGTGACTTGGATCGCAAAGGCACCATGAATAAGTTGCGCGTTGAATCGCAAGAGGGTAATTGCCTGCCCTGGTGAAAAACTGCCACATGAGGACCAGATGTTCATCACAGCATGGCCCGCATCATCTTGGCTTGAAAAATCAAGATGGACGCGTTGCTTACGGAGCGTCCCGACGGGCACAGTCAACGTCCACTGGCCCTCCGATGCTTCAATATTCC
Coding sequences within it:
- a CDS encoding outer membrane protein assembly factor BamB family protein, which translates into the protein MDATEDSLPSRKKFLPILGKLALLVFLSAGLGIWYLRTNAADRDFAEVNVFATILGIVGWLSLTVACRSAALPRWVWRTIGLAPPLFLLGFLGLYKLERLDGELNPKFVLRWSQERRLETATAGSTTIPLESLAPTEFDFPQYLGPYRNATYPKVQLAEDWQGTPPSIAWKRSIGSGWSGFAIQGDVAVTMEQRDQEEWITAIDINSGEAWWSYAIPGAHTNILGGSGPRSTPTISNDRVYAVSAISQIVCLDLASGEQLWSHDLLPNGVSDQAAFEAHVSWGRSASPLVIGEQVIVPQGGLDESAAALVSLSVQDGAVLWTAGQGQVSYSSPMLIDILGVPQVVYTSEKMLAGYLPQDGTQLWTAPAPGSSSADPNVAQPIDLGSGRILLTKGYGTGAVLWQLKHDSSEAWQIEELWRKPSVMKTKFTTAVIRDSYAYGLSDGILECISLETGKRQWKKGRYRQGQLLLVGEHLLITSEDGELVLVAAQPTAFQELAKLQVINDVTWNTPAISGNRLLMRNSELAACVILPIVNSPAKE
- a CDS encoding sugar phosphate isomerase/epimerase family protein, which translates into the protein MLRLSVNELSTFRWTFEEDVLNYHAAGFEAIGVWRPKLADYGEEKGVELLREHGLRISSLHWVGGFTGSDGRSYRESMHDAFDTIQLAADIGAETVTVITGGRAGHTRNHAHNILRTALRHMAEAAQAVGVQLALEPMHVGCAYDWSFLNTIPECLDIIAGIDNPHLGIVFDCYHVAQDPAALMWLESIVPYVRLVQLGDARHAPLGEQNRCLLGHGRVPLANIVSTFQKNGYRGFYEIEVVGQDVEHLKYEQILGQSRQAAKLWLPTP
- a CDS encoding class I SAM-dependent methyltransferase, producing the protein MSVFKSEGQWPRESYQLLDFGSGRKLERLGGQLLDRPCPAAEGFQRNGQVDWSKADLRLDRRGKPIGPGPRELPVWEARYQDIEFGLKLTPFGHVGLFPEQHVNWQWLTQQAPLPYSRPLRALNLFGYTGGTTLALAAHGIEVVHVDASSPAVAWARRNAEASQLQERPIRWIVEDARKFVRRELKRGNRYDIVVMDPPSFGHGPSGVRWDMQSHLPALLADCLQLLATETARLLVTGHSEKPDEWDIQSWIDEDLQAMASGLALDLSVGRLGLTDLAGRVLDAGYFVRGIAP
- the bshB1 gene encoding bacillithiol biosynthesis deacetylase BshB1, with translation MPPKPLDMLVIAPHPDDAELGMGGAILKMIELGWHVGVLDLTSGEPTPYGDEATRVQETKAATQILGLPWRENLGLRNRFLEPTLEARAKLANVFRRTRPRWLFAPYWEDAHPDHLAATELVDAARFWAKLSKSELEGEPFHPQRIFNYYSVHLKHAAQPAFVLDISEQWERKSQAIAAFESQFTTGKEHIVPSFHQRVRDEAAYWGKMIGSNFGEPFTSREPIALTDLTRLM
- a CDS encoding TIGR03009 domain-containing protein; its protein translation is MIRNTIRFTVWVSVVTTSVLVNPACCIAQVAAPPAGEQQQRVPLMSAEQAVQAGIAQVAQQPFPELSQQEQSFLDQVLMVWEQRTAAIKRYQCEFQRFQFDPGNLPDAHMSQATGFIKFMDPGKGEFRVDKVETVSKKTPPYEYRVDPTHPYGEHWICDGEWVHVLDHNEKKATRIQLSPESRGKEVYRSPLPFLFGVKAAEIKQRYWARPLFPAGRPENELWIEVWPKSANDAGNYSRVQVILDRNDSLPMALIVFLPNWSPSQEHREVYQFSNRKSNGVLDAIAGAFGKSFIPTKLGNDWEVVEEPYIPPQADLQAGNPASGQAPPQRSAQQPSAGQFQ
- the trhA gene encoding PAQR family membrane homeostasis protein TrhA; its protein translation is MSSTAETGPPKQPQSIDEAVEKVDYVSLRDETANVLTHGIGVVLSLVAMLYFWNLAADQHPGLRWSCVIFTISMATVYLFSTLSHAVQTPLWRNRMRAWDQGTIYLLIVGTYTPFIWQGSPTGYRTLLLVLVWTAGLAGFYSKVLAKHRINGISTVSYVLLGWLPAIPLFAHTPWICFGWMIGGGVCYSAGIFFLMRSHLFTYAHAIWHIMVMLGSACHCYAIYLLLQRI
- a CDS encoding AAA family ATPase codes for the protein MTEVSGELDLTRLRANVESAVLGKPEVVKLVVTALLAGEHILLEDVPGVGKTLIAKAVARSVDGHFSRLQFTPDLLPSDITGSSIYNSSSGQFTFNRGPIFANVVLADEINRAPPRTQSALLEAMGEGQVSVDGETHALPDPLLVIATQNPFEFEGTYLLPESQLDRFLLRITVGYPDRDYELQLLHSHRVGEPVDELKPAVSLDQVRALQRQVREVNFEESLVRYLLDIVHATRDSEAVQVGVSTRGALAYYRAAQAIATVENRSHVIPDDIKRLAIPVMAHRIVPRGMLPGADRSASEELVRRLLGQIRVPT